The Mucilaginibacter gracilis genomic interval CTGACTTGCCAAAGATGATGGAGAACCAAACCATTAGCCCTGAGCATTTAGATATGTTTAAAGTAATTATTACCAAATACCTTAAAAACTAATACCATGAAACGCGAAAATTTGATCCTACTGGCCGACGCCTACAAATACGCTCACCATAAATTTTACTACCCCGGTACCACCCAAATTTACAGTTATTTGGAAAGCAGGGGCGGCATGTTTGATGACACCATCTTCTTTGGTCTGCAATATTTCCTAAAGGAATACCTGCAAGGTCCGGCATTTACTCAGCAAGACCTGGACGAAGCCGATGGCTTTCTGCAACAGGTATTTGGCCGCGATGATGTGTTCGATAAATCAAAATTTCAATACATCCTTGATAAATACAACGGCCACCTGCCCGTAAAAATAAAAGCCGTAGCCGAGGGTATTGCCGTTCCAACTAGTAATGTGCTGATGACCATTGAAAATACCGACCCTGAATGCTACTGGCTCACCAATTTTTTGGAAACCCTATTGATGCAGGTATGGTACCCCTGTACAGTAGCAACCCTAAGCAATCAGATACGAAAGGTAGTAACCCGATTCTACAATGAATGCTACAGAAGGTGCTGAAGCCGGGATTGATTTTGTACTGAATGATTTTGGTTTCCGTGGGGTGAGCAGCGTGGAAAGCGCCA includes:
- a CDS encoding nicotinamide phosphoribosyltransferase domain-containing protein produces the protein MKRENLILLADAYKYAHHKFYYPGTTQIYSYLESRGGMFDDTIFFGLQYFLKEYLQGPAFTQQDLDEADGFLQQVFGRDDVFDKSKFQYILDKYNGHLPVKIKAVAEGIAVPTSNVLMTIENTDPECYWLTNFLETLLMQVWYPCTVATLSNQIRKVVTRFYNECYRRC